One Xyrauchen texanus isolate HMW12.3.18 chromosome 2, RBS_HiC_50CHRs, whole genome shotgun sequence genomic window carries:
- the LOC127653734 gene encoding retinal cone rhodopsin-sensitive cGMP 3',5'-cyclic phosphodiesterase subunit gamma-like has protein sequence MNDAPPAGSALATPAGAAGPTTPKKGPPKFKQRQTRTFKSKAPKPGQKGFGDDIPGMEGLGTDITVVCPWEAFGDMELSDLAKYGII, from the exons ATGAACGATGCTCCTCCAGCAGGAAGTGCTCTGGCCACGCCCGCCGGCGCTGCAGGTCCCACCACGCCCAAGAAGGGACCGCCCAAATTCAAACAAAGACAGACACGTACATTCAAGAGCAAAGCACCCAAACCTGGACAGAaagg GTTCGGTGATGATATTCCTGGTATGGAGGGTCTCGGCACAG ATATCACTGTGGTTTGCCCATGGGAGGCATTTGGTGATATGGAGCTCAGCGATCTGGCCAAATATGGCATTATCTAA